The Helicoverpa armigera isolate CAAS_96S chromosome 15, ASM3070526v1, whole genome shotgun sequence genomic interval tCAGTATCGTGACTTGTCGTAAAATAAAACGTCGGTTCCCGAATGTTGGTGACGTGTGTTAGCATGTAACTGAATCGTATCGTGGTCGTAAAGCAGTTGCTTTATAGCGATGGTTGTTACAACTTTATTGCTGTGACTATCGACCCGGTGGACGTGAGTCTTCGATAGATTGATGGGCATAAAAGTGGAGCAAGCTTTGGGATAGTggtgtgattatttttttaaggtggAAATCTGCAAATTTCgctatttttttctcatttgatgaaataagtatttttttattagctttttcaTTTCAATCGTTCTTGGCTTCACCTccttaatttttaaaagaaacttcGTCTTTCCTATTTGAAATCAGTGTACACTCAGTCAGAGACGCGTATCTATGTAAGTATGTGCTATATCGGTTAGCTACAAATGAATGCGAAGTTTCTTTTCTTTCTGCATACGTATCTAGTTAAAAACTAGCTCTATTACATAAATTGTATCACATTCGACAGTTGTACGATAATTGTGCAATTATCGCTAGTTTCATTGTTTAAATACTGATTGGTGTCAATTGGCGTTGTTACATAAAAGTTTAAACACAGAGTTTAGAAGTTTAGAGAATaggttgttttaatattaaagctCTTGtaagaacttaaaataatagtaattCATAATAACGAATCAATTAGTTAACGTTTATTAAAATGTCGGCCAAATATTAATTTCACGCTGGTAATTAATTACGGGTAAACAGATCAACTGGTTATTTATCGAGCTTCGTGGTTCCGTATAATTTAGTGATCATTTAAATCAGCTCCTGATCTTGACATTTACAATATCTCGATTAATATCCTTAAGACCCAATTACTGGAATCCCAAAAATTGCAACATCGACAAAATGATACGTAAAATGTTATgttgttatgttatgttatgttattctATTACTctatcttaaattatatttttagttaccCTAAGTTTTGATCTCATGatgtttagtttagttattagttaacaagtttaattttagttttactttaattttaataagaagtgttttgttttgtataattttatagtttaaattcTATCGTTATTTAGCGTATGTTGGTTAACCtgtaattggcgactgtgtaagtcccagtaataattgaaattgtactcttagatttatttacacagaagctgttggtaaaccctttaataaataaataaatcatttaggCTCAAGAGAAATACATGGTTTGGTTCAAGAAAATAAGGGGAAATTGTACTCCAATTCGTATTTTCGTAAGTACACATTTGTTGGCGAAGGCTGTGTACTTATAAAGCTAGCACTTGGCAGCCTGTCAAATGGTATGCGCTGAATTATTCAGTATTCTTTACTGAAATTGCTGAAACACAACACTTTTGGTATAACTGAATTGTCTGGCTGTTTAGTACCTCTGATTGAtagacataggtaggtactacagtACTACTTGATTAAATAATTCCGCTTTATTCAAGGACTTTTTGCAGCTATGTGTAGGGTTTTGCACCCAGCAAAGTCTAGCAACGTTTGCCTAAAAACTTTTTACGTTCCTAAACACTTGAATTAATAGCTTTTCGATGGGTTTACCTACTACCTTCTTCATACCGACCCCTAAACCCCACAACGATTACAGTGCAATTTGTGGGCTCTGCCTACCCCCGGCGCGGTGAGCGTGAAGCACAGGTGTCGTtacgcggcgcgcgcgcacctgaGCGGTGCAATCGTATTGATTCCTGCTGTCATTACTCTATGCACTGATTGGAGGGGAACAAGGGTTGGCCTGGAAGATTGTAAAAGTTTTCAATGATGTTATGGGCAGTTAGAAACCAGAATATCTGACATGCAGTCTTATCAATGAGTGGGAAGTTGCCCAGGTCAAGTTGCTCAGTGATATacagtcgttccatgtaaagCTATTTTCAATTAGAGTAGCTATATTCAGTTGTCTCTGTCCCTAACGAAGCTAGGAAGTGGCTACGCTCATGATGATTTACATGGATGAATTCTAAATCGAAGAAATAGCGGCTCGAGTAGAGCAAGTATTTATAGAATTTCGGTATGTAACCATAGTTTTGCGTTCCTTGGCTATTAATCATACAATACTTCAAAAGAAAATACGATGTCCAAACACAGTTGATAAGTAGACAGTCAGATTCAGTTAGAAAAGTTAGTAACTTTGAAAGTAAAAGCTCTTCATTTAgcaatttaattaagtacattGCTAATTCGTCTTTTGTACAAAAAAGGGCATTGCTGTAGAACGAGGAAGAATCTGCGAGTAGCAGCTAGGTACCTTAAGATGTTTTCAAGAATTGTATGGGTCTTTACTACACAAATTAATCCAAAAACAAGTCAATCGATTACAGACGCAGAATCTACATTGTATTACTATATCTTACTTACTCAGCGCACGTAGGATTTCATTaattactattaatttatttaccagCTCTTATTAGCAGTACCTAAGCTTCGATGCAGTAAGTGACATCAAAGGGAATTATCGCTGATCTAAATTGTACATGTTTGTCGTGTCTGGAATAGTGAGCAGACTGCGTTGGTATCACCTGGCAGGCTGGAGGCATATCATCTACATAGGTAATACCAGATGGAGGAATTTAGTCACATTTGGTGCAGTAATTGATTAAAGTAATACATAAAATGTAGCTAAATATAAGCGTATAAGATAAAGCTACATATCGCAACTTATAAGTTAATGCTAGGCTAACATCCCGaaagaatatttacataatgttatcgatatcaataacaatacattacgctatgtcatctcacatacttacatattacgCATAGTATGGATATGGTGGATTTGCCCTTTCATCACATCCCATACCAAGCAATCCTTTACGGCACAAACATTAAACATGTCACCATCAAACATACTTACGAAAATTACTTTGAAGGGTTAAGAAATTCCCGGATAACCGGCAGCCATTTGTCATCGCATTACAAGGCAACCGCCCCTTCGCGACAAATTACCATTACCAAGAAAAAACGAACAAGTTTTTACTCTTTGTCAACCCTTCCCTGCTGAAGTTCATTAATCAAGTTGTAGTTCACCCCAAATGGTCGTAATGACCGAGACAGAGCAACGAGCAGggttaaatatgtttaattgaTATTTGCGCTTGGGGTTACAATTTTAAGGCTGTTACGGCAAGGGTGGGTCTGTTGCTAAATAGTAGGTTATTAGAAGTGTATTTTATACTGGGggtcaatttgtttttattgatgtTTATTATAGCGGAACCAATATAACCATGAAAAAATATCCTGTGACTTTGGTAAAATTATTGATTGCCCATGACCCTGGGAAACTATGAGGACATGTGTCAGTTTAAACAGAAAGAGCCTCAAATTTTTAGTCATCTTCTTTGGGcggaaaaaatgattttaataaattacaggCTATTACCGGCTCAGTCTAGCCTACCCACAAAGTCTAAACTACTTACAATTTATGCCAAAACCTTGACAGCAAATGTTCCCGCGTAATAAAATCCGTGAGGAACTAGAATGATGAGTCGTTTAGTCTGTCTAGCCGTCTTAATATCCACAAGTTTGGCAAGGCTGGCTGTCTGCTGCAGCCGAGTGTCGTCTGCCTACTGATTGAAAGTCTGGATTATAACAAATACAGGGTGACTAGAGAAATTGTTCTAGCATTAGTTTATGCTAATGTCTGGTAAGGCCTGACTAGGAATGGTAATGAGATGTAATGTATAGACTCGTCTAATGCTAGAAAGATAGTTCTGCAATATGTGTTTGGAATATGAGCTTCTTTCgtgtcatttaataatttggGGTTGTGCTTTGGAACGAATAATGAACCAGTTTAGTTCAAGACCTAGACGTGCTTTTTATCGTCCTATCTTTTTCATGTGTCCAATCGCTTTCTCTTATATTAACTTACCCTTCATATATAGTAGATGTTAAATCTAGATTATCATACAAATACAGCCTGTACCAGCCTCACGCACAATAACATCCCAGCAAAAAGTGTCGGCCATGTCTGTCTGCCAAACGCGTCGAGTCGGCGACTGTCGGCCAAAGTTTCGGCGAAGCGTTGTACACAGGCAGTTactaaagtttgtaagtttgattCCTGTTTGCGGTTTATATTCGCTGTGTTTAGTTGCTAAACTTTTTATAGTATCTCCTGAGTGTTGTTTAGCTCTCGAGTAGTTTGGCTGAAGTTGGGAATTTGTTATGATTGTTCGCCTTTTAAGCAGACTAGTTTACTTGTCTGCTATTGAGCGTACACAAACTGATGGATGATACACGACTGGTTCTCGATCTTGTAAAATTTAAGttgattttattacttaaaagaaaactctgaaaacattatttgtaaCATCTTCTAAACGGTagatacctaagtacctatcaATCCTATAACCCATTTAATTGCATACCTATTGGAATCATCAATATCAGTAAGTTTGCATGAACCATCCACATTCATTCACAGCGTGTACAactcattaaataaatcattcgcGGCGACATGTCACTATCTATTAATCTGAGCACATAGAAACTCTTTGCCATCTGATATCaacatttctttctttctttcccaGCCGGGAAAGTTGAAGAAACGGCCGCACCTGTGTAGACCGCTATGCTTACTGCTGGCTTATGTACTGATATTTAGCTCTGATTTGTAGTAAAATTATGCTTGTAATATAGAAAAGTATTCTCTGTTGGCCGTTTTTGGAAATAAGGTCTTATAAATATGGAGTGTTGTGTGTATGCCGACGGTATTATGAAAATCCTTGAATTTTGATGTATGATGTTGTAcatcagtggcgaagggtggtttaatgaaatagggaagccgcagcaaaaaaaaaaatgggggggggagtactcagggatgggggagaggtaatggaggtaatttctcagtccaccttttagcactgactgagagactgatttattttctcgaggaattcggcagattattaatatctataaaactttattatcttgagttaggtatattaactactagaatctgagaaaagttggcactagaaacaatacattttaagtacctatttaatttacaacggcctgttagccattgatatttatcgtaggtatatgtttcataaatccgtcaggacgttagtaattttaatattgacgtaatattggtaggtaattcacccgagcggcgtgcccgagttttataacacgtctaaagtaagtaaataatctgtggaaaacagtctaatgcgattAATGCTATCCTACAGATAGCGCGCGAGTTGAATGCAGTCGGGGTCTGAGGTAAAGAGCCCCCCGCCATCCGCACGCCCCACCTCACGCGCCTGCAGTGTAGTGCTGTGCCATCCTTGTCAACTATCATACCGCATTCCTAAGCTCTGCATTCAACTCGCGCGCTATCtgtagttaagttttaaaagtatgtacactaaaaaaagaaacctgatgcaaactgtctagGACCTAGGTATCAAATTAACTCATttcatttcaacgtaggtctcTCTATTATCATAtcactacacacactgtacttgtactgagttccaggtcacagtgcgatcgcgggAATTTgtagggagtaatgatacttCCAATAAATACTCAGTGAAAACGAAAAACTATAAATTCCCaactagggtcattaaatcgcggagaatcttaacaccgcgattcaggatttgcataaaaatgcacaacgccatctatgttgacataatgtaactaaaacacttaaactaacataaaatattgtacacacacgaactatgttatttccaaatgatacacacactaataaattcaattaagtaatacaaagaacaaattgttaatggtattatctaaaacaaaataagaacaatgagagtgaatttgtctgatttgtttgtttacatatttgaaagttctaagcgctgtcactcgcgcgtagacagatatagctactctactcttgacgcgttctttctcgttcactcgcgagttttgattggtggaagccgctccgtgagccgggttaccgctcgcccttattttgcggacatcgcgcggcgcggcgtggatgacgtcacgcaagcgtagttttgtatggaggaggaagccgcggcttgtttagtaggagcaaaatgtttcaagtaatttatagacaattttttttacggtggtaggcgttttgttgcctacatatttaaattgtgtggtttaaatgattatattaattatacctatacttacctatattataacttacacctatgcttctttcttgaaattctaaagggaagccgatgggaatcggcttataaggacgcctcgccactgttGTACATTCAAGTTTCTAAATGCCTCCCACGGTGGCACTAAGTAATATAAAGATGAAGAAAGTAATTTGAGGTTCAGTTTTCCTCCTTTCTTCTTAAAAATTTTACAGAGAAGAGATTTTTGCCTTTCCTAACATTGTTAATTTACCCAGATAATTATGTCGGACCTCAGAAAGCTGACACGAATTCTCTTTAACGACCATTTGTAGTCCCCTAGAGGTGGAAGTTATAATATTTCCATAAGAATGTAACAGTACTCAATCAGACATCAAATCTAAGTATTCTCAGATAGATGTGAGATAACTTTTTCTTAGACAATGCGGTTGGCGTCGTCACGTGCTCCGTGAATGTTCCCACATCGTCGATATTGTTGGCGCACACTTTCACTGATTGCTCCAGGGTGCCCAGCTTAGATATTGGGAGCTGGGAACCTTggtatatagaaaatatttgtgaCAACGCTTTTTAGAGAGTTCTTTGAATCGGTTATGTCAGAGGTCGGAAGCATAAGAGGAAATCCTGACATGTTTTTCTGGCTTTCTTgggtttttaaaatataagtcaTTCATGTCACCTTTCTGATATAGATATACAGTTTGAAATGTATAAACTGCAGGTAATTTTAGGCTGTTTAGTTTGTGGTTGTTCATAAGGAAACTACAAAAACCGTTACTTCAATATAAGCCTCGTTTAGTAGCGATAAATTGTAAAGTGCGCCACTTTATTTGCTAATTTATAAACAGTCTGATAGTTGAAGTATTATGGAAAAGGCTTTCTGCCTTTCTGCTAGTTAAGTTATTCCTGGCCGATTGCCAGACTCCGTGCGGTCGATAATAATCGTATTCCCACTGCGGAAGGGGTTGCCACTATCAAAAACTAAACGTATtccaaatcattttattttattcgttttctcttattacaaataacttacaaaattacgtacatcattaatttattgttacatttcGATATATTTGTACAATATTTGTGGTTCTCGTAAAAAACTATtcctaattttatattaaatacacATTTTTGGAACAAATGCATGTTTATGAGCATTCTCTTTGAATCTGAGTATTATGTTAATAGGAAAGAATATTGAATTAAGATCATAATCTACCTAAgagataaataatatgaattatgtgtgtgtgtgagaaATTCTAGATAGCCTTAGGTCCTTGACTTCAGGCAGACACTCAGTCtatgtatgaaatgaaaaatgacgattaaacaatttattttcattacatttcAAGTGATTACAGAGTAGTTTTAGCTTCAGATAATAAATATGAGCGGCGGATATAAACGTAGACAATAGTGATGATGGATATCTAGGCCTCATAGTGTTCCTATATCGACTGGTATCCTCATAATATTCACTTCGCTTTGACTTTGTCAAGAGTATCGGCATTTAACAAGTTCCTTACAACTCCTAGCGCCTACATTGCTTCTTATTTACACTGAACACATTCCAAaagtataaaattgtaatacaaaataacatgtttatttGTACTTTACAATAATCTCTTAATTCTAGCTTAGATTACACTTACAGCAAGTTAGGAGCTAAGTGGCAAAGTGGGATATGTCTTAAATTAATCATTTCATGAACAAGAATAAACTACAGAAAGCATTCGATATGTCTACGCACGTTATATATTAAAatcagaaataatttaaagctGACGTCGTTATATCAACTTAACTTTAGGCCCCTTCACAATAATACAGAGTTTGCGCATCACAATCTAACATTATCGCGCGGCAAAACGATCCATTACAAATAAAGCCAGCAAAGGTGTTACAAATGAATGGAAAACGTCACATTTTAAACCGATTAATCCCAAATTACTCGTTCCAACATAAATTTGTCCAAACCCTTCCAGTTTAAGCCTTTTATATAGATACCGGCGACATTATGCGCGTCACAACACGATCAGCGCACGCGCACCGCACCTGGCTCCCATTATCCGCGACTTACGCTCGTGTGCAGCAGGCCTCGTGGCAAGATTTCAAAGCAGCTAAGGAAGACTTTTTGTAATCTATCTAACAATACTATGGCGTGGGGGCTACAACAATCTATCAAAAAGTCAGTCTTTTACATCGGAGGTGTGTTCACTAGGAGGGAGGAGGCACCACGAACAGCCAGGATCACGAGATGATGCAGTTCTTGTCGTGTTGCGCGTTCTTGCGCGCGCGCTCGCGCTTGGCGCACGCGAGCGCGTCGTTGGGCACGTACGAGATGCGCACGCCGCCGTACGCGCGCCGTGTCGGCAGCGTGTACGACTCCGCCGACGATGACGACGAAGAACACGTGCTGCAGTAGCTGCTGGCGTCCTCGTCACGCACCTTCTCTCTCCGCGGCGGCTCGTCCGGCTCGAACGCTTCATTGTCGTCACCGCAAAACCTCACCGTCCGTCCCCCTCTCGGTTTCCTCGGCGACTTGCCGTCCACTAATGTAAGTTCAGGCATCGAAGATGAGTGTCCTGGGGTGACTACTGCCTGTGCTTCCACAGGATGCGGTGGCTTCCAGTCATCAGGCGACTCATCTTTGTGATCGTCTAACGTCGGTGTGGGCTGTATTTGATGCTCCGTCATCGACTGTTCTAGTCGTAAGTCTGCTAGTGCTCTGTCCAGGCTGAGGCAAGCGTGCGGCGGTGGGGGTGGGTGAGGAGGCGGAGACTCCCGTATTAACGACTCACTCGGCTCTGAATCTGCGTCCATGTGTGGCGAGGGTTCTCTTTGCGGAGATCTAGGCGGCGACTTAGGCGATGGCATTCTTCTCGGCTTTGGTACACGCGGCGGTCTGGGTCCAGGCCCTGAGGAGTCGGACGGCGTCGGTGGCTCACCTTTGGAACACGCTATGGAGCAGAATATCGCTCCTTTCCGCGGTAGGAATGGCCTGCCGAGCAGGCTGGCGCGGCAGGTGTGGCAGGCGAAGCAGCGCTCGGTGGCGTGCCAGTGCTGGCCCTCGTGCGACATCTGGCCCTGGTCGACGCCGATGGGCTCCCCGCAGGCGTCGCAGTACTCGGCGAAGCAGGTGTCGAAGCAGGGCAGGCAGTAGGGCCGCGCCTCGCGCATGATGTACCGCTGCCCGCCCAGCTGCCGCGCGCACTCCGCGCACGCGAAGTGCTTCATGTGCCACGCGCGACCCTCTGCCTCCGTGCACTCGTCCGCCAGGATGATCTGGTCACAAACATATACATGGTTAAAATTTTATTCGCTAAGTACTTATCTTCAATGAGAACATGAAAGTAAGTACGTCATTTAGAACCGTAATTGAAGCTGCAGATAAGCAACTTCAATAAGAATAAAACGTTGACGCAGTAGCCACTAGGCTGTCATCTTCAAAGACAAATATTCAATTACACCATATTTTAAAACCggttcaatttaattaattatctggATAAGCATGGGGTTAATTAGGCATTATTATTCATAGTGTTAGCCGGTGCTGTCGACCCCAAGAAAGTTGGTTCGCGACAATGCCATGGGAACGGCTCCCACGGCCGGCGAGTAATATTTTGTTCACGTTCATTAGTGGACTATTCActcattattaatatttcagaaaCGGTATTCTGTGTCGTGGATGCACGCCGGCCGATTGTTTGTGTTCCGATGTGTTCCGTGTTTCTTCAACGCGCTGCAATTGTCCGTGAATTGGGCTATTGTTGTATTCTGATGTAACGACCAATGTATTGTTTAAAGAGACGAGCTCAGCCGACCTTTCAGAGCCTCAAGAGTGTCACTGTGACATGCCAGGAAGTCAGAATCCaggaaataatatttccatGTTTTTCTGCAAAAACCTACCTATGTCATTTTTACGTGTTTCCTAGCAGAGTAACaagaatttacatattttaatgattgtGTATACAGTTCTGACGTATAACATCAGATCATAATCGAGACATCGAACTTACTTCTACAACATTTTGTAcaacacattaaaaataaacagctatTTAGTGCCTATTCATTACACATTTACAGAACTTTAAAAAACACAATTAATCGTACATTTACACCGacaaaattaagtaagatatgAAAATTTACATCAGTTTTCCTAGTATAAAGTATGACTATATTATATTTGCCATGCTTAGCAACAATTAGGGTATATAGCCTAATTCCCGTGCCCGTGGGACAATCGCCATGGCCCCAGGAGGCAGGTCATGGGGCTCCCACCACCACTCCCACCATGGGAGCGTGGTTATCACACGCGTTATCAGCTACCGTTTTATTGTGAAATGCTCTAACAATTAGGCCGGAACTATAGTTCTGTGTTGTTCAGGGgattaagtttgtatgtatttttggttgagcggtaatttttttattgttttaaagcaCGGTTTGCTGTATTTTTGATGTCcagttatgtatttgttttaggtttttttagtTGTAAGAGAGATGAAAAcatgaaaatgaaaacattttgaatataaaagtaAACTGGATTTAAacgtatatatttttgtcatttctccaagttgtatttaaatgaattttccaATGTAACGCAGGATGACTTTGTTAacactatttttataattacacaTAGAGAAGGGACACAAATGTTATGGGAACCGATAACGTGTTATGACTAGTGTTGTGCATTGTTATCGATACAACATGTGTCGACATGACTAACTTCTATCGACATCTGGTTATGAATCATCGATATCACTTAGATAGTGCTTAAGTTTttgtattatgttttttattgataatgttGCAAGGATCTAAATTATGCAAGAAGTGTATGTATGTCGCATTATGTAAGATTGGACAATGTAATGTAATCCGGATGTATCCGGATCCAAACCTATGTAGAGTCGGTTCTGACAGCGCGAGAGGATTGCTATAGCTAGTTATTTACCATGCAGGGAAATTTGTAAGTCAAGTTATTTTGCCGAATAATGAAGTAGGTGCTCAATTATGCATTCTTTAAACTGTAATgaactattaataaaatttataaactaaattattaaacaacGCAAAAAATAACAAGGCAGCTTATACATATTAAGCAGCTTCTAAAAACTTAGcacctattttaatttaatattatgcaGGCAAAGTCAGGGCCAAAAGCAACGCTTATCGCCTGCAAACTACACATAAATTGGAGCTGATCTGCATTGCTGCACTCTTGACATTGCAGCTAAATGTATTAACTTTTAGCACGGCCTTCCTGCACGGTGCGGTGCAACGAAATGCAGTCGTAATGTATGGTGACTTGTAGACAGAACTGGGTCggtgaaatagttttattggtttttggGGTTTATATATTTTGGAGGGAAGTTTTGGTTCAGTTAAAGTAATGACTATCGAAGTTTTGgtgtaattttaaaagattttcataattttgacATGAAGCATTTTATTAAAGATGCTCTATGATATACGTATATGTTATCAGAATGTTTAAATCAAATGAATAATTTTCGAGACTATTTAAGAAAATGgtgtttttctttcaatttgttttatttaaagaatgtCTTTATCAAGAATTCTAATTATACTTGTCATGCGATGCAGCAAATCTAACTAATCTAGCTGACAATAAAGTGATACAGACACCACGACACTGTCACCTCAGTCAGGCTACCTCAGACAGTCGCAGTGGGTCGCGTGACGCCGCGGTATAAACCAGTGCACCCGCGGGTTCAACCCATCGTTACTCGCCAGGCTATCTACATCTCGATTCACATACCAGACCCCATACACTTAGATCAAGCCATAACTGATTAAATACCCAACATGCAAACCCATTACTCAATGGTATTTATGTAAATCATAACACAAATTGATCCCTCAAATCACCaggtaca includes:
- the LOC110377914 gene encoding protein prickle isoform X4 yields the protein MHNDRPVCRNCVVSPTGSSPPPLQEQASSPPPPAPASPPTSPRLLPSLPSPQPSHSGSSAPSQSNSPHPYSYPNFRRSQPVQNQSYPEFGLLHSHSVSQLSQPGQSYQSPQSPQSAMSLSPHPVPQGKFRGLLEHAERLMKPGDPHRHSQSDDDSGCALEEYTWVPPGLRPEQVHLYFSALPEDKVPYVNSVGERYRLKQLLQQLPPQDNEVTTTQHQYQVRYCHALSDEERKELRLFSAQRKREALGRGQARQLHAPSPCDRCEESMSAGDMCVSAARAGPSARWHPACFVCSSCQELLVDLVYFWKDGRLYCGRHHAETLKPRCSACDEIILADECTEAEGRAWHMKHFACAECARQLGGQRYIMREARPYCLPCFDTCFAEYCDACGEPIGVDQGQMSHEGQHWHATERCFACHTCRASLLGRPFLPRKGAIFCSIACSKGEPPTPSDSSGPGPRPPRVPKPRRMPSPKSPPRSPQREPSPHMDADSEPSESLIRESPPPHPPPPPHACLSLDRALADLRLEQSMTEHQIQPTPTLDDHKDESPDDWKPPHPVEAQAVVTPGHSSSMPELTLVDGKSPRKPRGGRTVRFCGDDNEAFEPDEPPRREKVRDEDASSYCSTCSSSSSSAESYTLPTRRAYGGVRISYVPNDALACAKRERARKNAQHDKNCIIS